One Deinococcus radiopugnans ATCC 19172 genomic window, GAGTTCGGCGATGCTGCGGGGCACGGTGCCCGCGATCACGCCCGTACCGGGGCCGGCGGGCTTGAGCAGCACCTGTGACGTGCTGTTGACGCCCACGATGTCGTGCGGAATGGTGCCGTTTTCCACGGGCACCATGATCATGTTCTTGCGCGCGATGCTCTTGGCCTTCTCGATGGCGACCGGCACTTCCTTGGCCTTGCCGATGCCCATCCCGACGCGACCGTTGCGGTCACCCAGGATCACCAGCGCGGCAAAGCGGAAGCGGCGTCCACCCTGGTAGGTCTTGGAGGTGCGGTTGACGAAGAGCATCTTTTCTTCAAATTCGCTGCTCTCGCGGTCCGCGTTGCGGTCATTTCTACGATTAAAAGTCAAGGCCACCCTCCCGCGCCGCGTCTGCGAGCGCCTTCACGCGTCCGTGGTAACGGTACTGCCCACGGTCAAAGACCACCTGCTTGACGCCC contains:
- the rpsE gene encoding 30S ribosomal protein S5, with amino-acid sequence MTFNRRNDRNADRESSEFEEKMLFVNRTSKTYQGGRRFRFAALVILGDRNGRVGMGIGKAKEVPVAIEKAKSIARKNMIMVPVENGTIPHDIVGVNSTSQVLLKPAGPGTGVIAGTVPRSIAELAGITNLLSKELGSRNKINVAYAVFDGLKNLRTAKQVRALRGTDVLRTAQPVQTAAAQSATTQGGPAIAGGAQE